One region of Flavobacterium sp. KACC 22763 genomic DNA includes:
- a CDS encoding SRPBCC family protein: MKTDLLMNFSVDKENKTVNVKREFDASLPDVWSAWTEAEILDLWWAPAPFKSKTKIMEFKEGGRRLYAMVGPDGTERWSYFEYSSISPKTNFKHSATFSDADGKPNSEFGSSYWDITFSEQGNSTIVDITIRRDSFEELQKIIEMGFKEGFTSAMQALDKILAEK, encoded by the coding sequence ATGAAAACTGATTTATTAATGAATTTTTCTGTAGACAAGGAAAATAAAACAGTGAATGTAAAACGCGAATTTGACGCGTCATTGCCAGACGTTTGGTCTGCTTGGACAGAAGCCGAAATTCTAGATTTGTGGTGGGCACCGGCTCCGTTTAAATCTAAAACCAAAATCATGGAGTTTAAAGAAGGCGGACGAAGATTGTATGCTATGGTTGGCCCTGACGGTACAGAGCGCTGGAGTTATTTTGAATATTCTTCGATTTCTCCTAAAACAAATTTTAAGCATTCTGCCACTTTTTCTGATGCTGATGGAAAACCAAATTCAGAATTTGGCAGTTCATATTGGGATATTACTTTTTCTGAACAAGGCAATTCGACAATTGTTGATATCACAATTAGACGTGACAGTTTTGAAGAGCTACAAAAAATTATCGAGATGGGCTTTAAAGAAGGATTTACTTCTGCAATGCAAGCTTTGGATAAAATCTTAGCAGAAAAATAA
- a CDS encoding ArsR/SmtB family transcription factor — protein MKRDIFQAIADPTRRAILVLISSSALTPNAIAEQFQTTRQAVSKHIKILNECDLLEEKKLGREIYYQLKIDKMKEIDQWLEQFKAIWEQRFSQLDQVLLNLKSKENEN, from the coding sequence ATGAAAAGAGATATTTTTCAAGCTATTGCCGATCCGACGAGAAGAGCAATATTAGTTTTGATTTCTTCAAGTGCATTAACCCCAAATGCTATTGCAGAGCAGTTTCAAACTACAAGACAGGCGGTTTCTAAACACATTAAAATACTGAATGAATGTGATTTATTGGAAGAAAAGAAATTGGGCAGAGAAATTTACTATCAGCTCAAAATTGATAAAATGAAAGAAATTGATCAATGGCTGGAGCAATTTAAAGCAATTTGGGAACAGCGTTTTAGCCAATTGGATCAAGTATTACTTAACTTAAAATCTAAAGAAAATGAAAACTGA
- a CDS encoding M949_RS01915 family surface polysaccharide biosynthesis protein has protein sequence MKKITILLLAIVLFSSCKSDNKEEITTSASTEKSTEEPFVLTVEKIDSTQFPKSIKYEGHIKNAVRWKDKSGDNIIITTETGYHINKKFVHETDGSDAELFAYHYIISGNQAKQTWKVYDYISDCPVDLVASFIKDTFQVTDLNNNGIAEVWLMYKTVCHGDVSPSEMKIIMYEGNTKYAMRGENKVQIGVADNGEKQFEGGEFKFDENFKKGQKVFKEFAQKLWKDNLIETWEN, from the coding sequence ATGAAAAAAATTACAATCCTATTATTAGCTATCGTTCTTTTTTCAAGTTGCAAATCAGATAATAAAGAAGAAATTACAACTTCTGCGTCAACTGAGAAATCAACAGAAGAGCCCTTTGTTTTAACTGTTGAAAAAATCGATTCAACTCAATTTCCTAAATCAATAAAATATGAAGGTCATATTAAAAATGCTGTTCGTTGGAAAGATAAATCAGGAGATAATATCATAATTACTACTGAAACAGGTTACCACATCAATAAAAAGTTTGTACACGAAACAGATGGCTCTGATGCCGAATTATTTGCCTACCATTATATCATTTCAGGAAATCAAGCTAAGCAAACTTGGAAAGTATACGATTATATTTCAGATTGTCCTGTCGATCTTGTTGCTTCGTTTATTAAAGACACATTTCAAGTTACAGATTTGAACAACAACGGAATTGCTGAAGTCTGGCTTATGTATAAAACCGTTTGCCACGGAGATGTAAGTCCGTCTGAGATGAAAATTATTATGTACGAAGGAAACACAAAATATGCAATGCGCGGCGAGAATAAGGTTCAAATAGGAGTCGCAGATAATGGCGAAAAGCAATTTGAAGGTGGCGAATTCAAGTTTGATGAAAACTTTAAAAAAGGTCAAAAAGTCTTTAAGGAGTTTGCTCAGAAATTATGGAAGGATAACTTGATCGAAACATGGGAAAATTAG
- a CDS encoding YegJ family protein → MKSYILILTSLFCLASCKDSNKIEREGEPTIYNVESEDPEMNAAILEANETLDKFNKGLSNFNADSHSLKVKFSNSKGIEHMWIGEIKYIDGNYSGILNSDPEYITEYKAGDKIDIETSKISDWMYLINGKLYGGYTIRVLRDRMSEEERKVFDEESGMLID, encoded by the coding sequence ATGAAAAGCTATATTTTAATACTAACAAGTCTTTTTTGTTTAGCAAGTTGCAAAGATTCTAATAAAATAGAAAGAGAAGGTGAACCAACAATTTACAATGTAGAAAGTGAAGATCCAGAAATGAATGCTGCAATTTTGGAAGCAAATGAAACTCTAGATAAATTCAATAAAGGATTGTCTAATTTTAATGCCGATAGCCATTCTTTAAAAGTTAAGTTTTCTAATTCAAAAGGCATAGAACATATGTGGATTGGGGAAATTAAGTATATCGACGGAAATTATTCTGGAATTTTAAACAGTGATCCCGAATACATTACAGAATATAAAGCAGGCGACAAAATCGATATTGAAACTTCTAAAATTAGTGATTGGATGTATCTTATAAACGGCAAACTATATGGAGGTTACACCATTCGTGTTTTAAGAGACCGAATGAGTGAAGAAGAACGAAAAGTATTTGACGAAGAAAGCGGTATGCTGATAGATTAA
- a CDS encoding DUF1572 domain-containing protein, with protein sequence MKSTAEIANRFREVILNGTWIANTNFKDQLENLDWKIAVCPIQGLNTITALAQHIHYYINGINQVFKGGTLDIKDTFSFDFPPIHSQEQWNIFLNQFWHDAEAFASFVEQMPDENLNEVFVEAKYGTYKRNIEAMIEHSYYHLGQIVLIKKQITN encoded by the coding sequence ATGAAAAGTACAGCAGAAATTGCCAATCGTTTTAGAGAAGTTATTTTAAACGGAACTTGGATTGCAAACACCAATTTTAAAGATCAGCTCGAAAATCTAGATTGGAAAATTGCTGTTTGTCCGATTCAGGGTTTAAATACGATTACGGCTCTGGCTCAGCATATTCATTACTACATAAACGGAATCAATCAGGTTTTTAAAGGTGGAACATTGGATATAAAAGACACATTTAGTTTTGACTTTCCTCCTATTCATTCGCAGGAACAATGGAATATTTTTCTAAATCAATTTTGGCATGATGCCGAAGCATTTGCCTCTTTTGTAGAACAAATGCCCGACGAAAACCTCAACGAAGTATTTGTAGAGGCAAAATACGGAACCTACAAAAGAAACATAGAAGCTATGATTGAACATAGTTATTACCATTTAGGACAAATTGTATTGATTAAAAAACAAATAACAAACTAA
- a CDS encoding DinB family protein: protein MSKTYRQGAIGALLDEYERAILDLSKTISSFNETALAATINDVSVQSILSHVVRSGYAYALYIQKLLGEQNSIPDLVFRKTASEYQNDLTAFFIFTENVLRNFSDNQLEECDNEKKITTSWGQIYDIEQMMEHAIVHILRHRRQIEKFKIELETK, encoded by the coding sequence ATGAGCAAAACATACAGACAAGGAGCAATTGGAGCTTTACTCGATGAATACGAAAGAGCCATTTTAGATTTAAGTAAAACGATCTCTTCTTTTAATGAAACAGCACTTGCGGCAACAATCAATGATGTATCGGTTCAATCGATACTATCGCATGTAGTTCGTTCTGGATATGCTTATGCTTTGTATATTCAAAAATTGTTGGGAGAGCAAAATAGCATTCCAGATCTTGTATTTAGAAAGACTGCTTCAGAATATCAAAATGACTTAACTGCATTTTTTATTTTCACTGAAAATGTGCTTAGAAACTTTAGCGATAATCAATTGGAAGAATGCGACAATGAGAAGAAAATAACCACTTCTTGGGGACAAATTTATGATATTGAACAAATGATGGAACATGCAATTGTGCATATCTTACGTCATAGAAGGCAAATCGAAAAATTCAAAATTGAGCTTGAAACCAAATAA
- a CDS encoding helix-turn-helix domain-containing protein: MSTTSKPKHIGRNISRIRELKGMKQEALAIAIGLSQQTVSNIEASETVDEDKLVEIAKALGVTKEVIENFSEESVFNFFNNFYDNSANNGAQGSGNTNNSCTFNPLDKVVELYERLVQAEKDKVEYLEKLLKGK; encoded by the coding sequence ATGAGCACAACATCAAAACCAAAACATATCGGCAGAAACATAAGCCGAATCAGAGAGCTTAAAGGTATGAAACAGGAAGCACTTGCTATTGCAATTGGTTTAAGCCAGCAAACTGTTTCTAACATTGAAGCAAGTGAAACTGTTGATGAAGATAAACTTGTTGAAATTGCAAAAGCTTTAGGCGTAACTAAAGAAGTGATTGAAAATTTTTCTGAAGAATCAGTTTTTAATTTCTTTAATAACTTTTATGACAATAGTGCAAATAACGGAGCACAAGGAAGTGGAAACACTAACAATTCTTGCACTTTCAATCCACTTGATAAAGTTGTCGAACTTTACGAACGTTTGGTTCAGGCTGAAAAAGACAAAGTTGAATATTTAGAAAAATTACTAAAAGGGAAATAA
- a CDS encoding GIY-YIG nuclease family protein, with protein MLHQEGYHTYYIYILTNKYKTVFYTGVTNNLKIRLSQHKENNTTGNKTFTSKYNAIYLLYYEKFTWIQEAIAREKEVKDWRREKKIELIKTINPYLDFLNYIFE; from the coding sequence ATGCTACACCAAGAAGGCTATCATACCTATTACATATACATACTAACAAACAAATACAAAACCGTTTTCTATACAGGAGTGACAAATAATTTAAAAATCCGTTTGAGTCAGCACAAAGAAAACAATACAACTGGAAACAAAACCTTTACATCAAAATACAATGCTATTTATTTGCTGTACTACGAAAAATTTACATGGATTCAAGAAGCCATTGCTCGCGAAAAAGAAGTAAAAGACTGGCGCAGAGAAAAGAAAATCGAATTAATAAAAACTATTAATCCTTATTTGGATTTTTTGAATTATATATTTGAATAA
- the lysA gene encoding diaminopimelate decarboxylase, with protein sequence MQAKDLLQLADQFGSPLYVYDAEKIQSQYNRLTKAFSKVENLRVNYAMKALSNIAILQLLKNMGSGLDTVSIQEVQLGLHAGYEPERIFFTPNGVSLEEIEEVAAMGVQINIDNLSILEQFGTKHPHIPVCIRINPHVMAGGNANISVGHIDSKFGISVHQIPHILRIVENTKMSIVGIHMHTGSDILDIEVFLYAAEILFDTAKHFKDLQFLDFGSGFKVPYKKDDIETDIEELGKKLSKRFNAFCAEYGRDLTLIFEPGKFLVSEAGHFLVKVNVVKQTTSTVFAGIDSGFNHLIRPMFYGSSHHIDNISNPKGKERFYSVVGYICETDTFANNRRIPEITEGDILSFRNAGAYCFSMSSNYNSRYKPAEVLWMNGQGILIRQAETFEDLLKNQIPLPQEIAATV encoded by the coding sequence ATGCAAGCAAAAGATTTACTGCAGTTAGCAGACCAATTTGGAAGTCCATTGTATGTTTACGATGCTGAAAAAATCCAATCTCAGTACAACAGATTAACTAAAGCTTTCTCTAAGGTAGAAAACTTAAGAGTTAATTATGCCATGAAGGCATTGTCTAACATTGCGATTCTTCAGTTATTAAAGAACATGGGGTCTGGCTTAGACACTGTATCAATTCAGGAAGTTCAATTAGGACTTCATGCTGGCTATGAACCCGAAAGAATTTTCTTTACACCAAACGGCGTTTCTCTAGAAGAAATTGAAGAAGTTGCTGCAATGGGTGTACAAATCAATATCGACAATTTATCTATTCTGGAGCAATTCGGAACAAAACATCCACATATTCCGGTATGTATCCGTATCAATCCACACGTAATGGCGGGCGGAAACGCTAACATTTCTGTTGGACATATCGATAGTAAATTCGGAATTTCTGTTCACCAGATTCCGCATATCTTGCGAATTGTCGAAAATACAAAAATGAGCATCGTAGGTATTCACATGCACACAGGATCGGATATTTTAGATATCGAAGTATTCTTGTATGCGGCTGAAATCCTGTTTGATACCGCTAAACATTTCAAAGATTTACAATTCTTAGATTTCGGAAGCGGATTCAAAGTACCTTACAAAAAAGACGATATCGAAACAGACATCGAAGAATTAGGTAAAAAATTATCTAAAAGATTCAACGCTTTCTGTGCTGAATATGGCAGAGATTTAACTTTGATTTTTGAACCAGGAAAATTCTTGGTGAGTGAGGCAGGTCATTTCTTAGTAAAAGTAAACGTAGTAAAACAAACGACTTCAACAGTTTTCGCTGGAATCGACAGTGGTTTCAACCACTTAATTCGTCCAATGTTTTACGGATCTTCACACCATATTGACAACATCTCAAATCCAAAAGGAAAAGAGCGTTTTTACTCTGTTGTAGGATACATTTGCGAAACAGATACTTTTGCAAACAACCGTAGAATTCCAGAAATTACAGAAGGTGACATTTTATCTTTCAGAAATGCTGGAGCATACTGTTTCTCAATGTCTTCGAACTACAACTCAAGATACAAACCAGCCGAAGTTCTTTGGATGAACGGCCAGGGAATCTTGATTCGCCAAGCTGAAACATTTGAAGATTTACTTAAAAATCAAATTCCGTTACCACAAGAAATTGCTGCTACGGTTTAA
- a CDS encoding glutamate synthase subunit beta has translation MGKIGGFKEYNRADESNLAVAERVSNYNEFTIPVPKDKLKEQGSRCMDCGIPFCHSGCPLGNLIPDFNDMVHQEEWQSALEILQSTNNFPEFTGRLCPAPCEKSCVLGIIKDPVSIENIEKSIVERGFAEGWIKPQAPKTRTGKTVAVIGSGPAGLAAAQQLNRAGHTVTVFERDNAIGGLLRYGIPNFKLEKGIIDRRVAILEAEGITFKTNVNVGVNFSVEELNAFDSIVLCGGATERRSLPTKGIESKGVVQAMDFLTQQTKVLYGESIPDQVKATGKDVIVIGGGDTGSDCIGTSNRHGAKSVTNFEILPKPPVGRSESTPWPFWPLQLKTSSSHEEGCDRNWLINTKEFISNDKGELTGLKTVEVQWKMTPGQRPELIEKEGSEKIWPCDLALLALGFTGPEKTLSEQLGIETDMRSNYKAHNYQTNVPHIFTAGDMRRGQSLIVWAISEGREAAREVDLFLMGSTNLPTKGKGDLPSL, from the coding sequence ATGGGTAAAATAGGCGGATTTAAAGAATATAACAGAGCCGATGAAAGTAATTTAGCAGTAGCAGAACGTGTTTCGAACTACAACGAATTTACTATTCCGGTACCAAAAGATAAATTAAAAGAACAAGGATCAAGATGTATGGACTGTGGAATTCCTTTTTGCCACAGTGGTTGTCCGTTAGGAAATTTAATTCCTGACTTCAACGACATGGTGCATCAGGAAGAATGGCAAAGTGCATTAGAGATTTTACAATCTACTAATAACTTCCCTGAATTTACAGGACGCTTATGCCCTGCTCCATGTGAGAAATCATGTGTATTAGGAATCATCAAAGATCCGGTTTCTATCGAAAACATCGAGAAAAGCATCGTAGAAAGAGGTTTTGCTGAAGGATGGATTAAACCACAAGCGCCAAAAACTAGAACTGGAAAAACTGTTGCTGTTATTGGCTCAGGGCCTGCAGGTCTTGCAGCTGCTCAGCAATTAAACAGAGCGGGTCACACGGTTACTGTTTTTGAAAGAGACAACGCAATTGGAGGTTTATTACGTTACGGAATTCCAAATTTTAAATTAGAAAAAGGAATTATCGATCGTCGTGTAGCTATTCTAGAAGCAGAAGGAATCACTTTCAAAACTAATGTAAACGTTGGTGTTAACTTCAGTGTTGAAGAATTAAACGCATTCGATTCTATCGTTTTATGCGGAGGAGCAACTGAAAGAAGAAGCTTGCCAACTAAAGGAATCGAAAGCAAAGGTGTTGTTCAGGCAATGGATTTCTTGACACAACAAACTAAAGTTTTATACGGAGAATCTATTCCAGATCAGGTTAAAGCAACTGGTAAAGATGTAATCGTTATTGGTGGTGGAGATACTGGTTCTGACTGTATCGGAACTTCAAACAGACACGGAGCCAAATCGGTAACTAACTTTGAGATTTTACCAAAACCTCCAGTTGGAAGAAGCGAGTCTACTCCTTGGCCTTTCTGGCCGCTGCAGTTGAAAACATCTTCTTCTCACGAAGAAGGTTGCGACAGAAACTGGTTAATCAACACTAAAGAATTCATTTCTAACGATAAAGGCGAATTAACTGGATTAAAAACGGTTGAAGTGCAATGGAAAATGACTCCAGGTCAGCGTCCAGAATTAATCGAGAAAGAAGGTTCTGAAAAAATCTGGCCTTGCGATTTAGCTTTATTAGCTCTTGGATTTACAGGTCCTGAGAAAACATTAAGCGAGCAATTAGGAATCGAAACTGATATGAGAAGCAACTACAAAGCGCATAACTATCAGACAAACGTTCCTCACATTTTCACTGCTGGTGATATGAGAAGAGGACAATCATTAATCGTGTGGGCTATTTCAGAAGGTCGCGAAGCAGCAAGAGAAGTAGATTTGTTCTTAATGGGCTCTACTAACTTGCCTACTAAAGGAAAAGGAGATCTTCCTAGCCTATAA